In Pseudobacter ginsenosidimutans, the following are encoded in one genomic region:
- a CDS encoding RagB/SusD family nutrient uptake outer membrane protein has product MKKIQLYTLLLVLILSGCTKTFLEVEDVTSVTEQNYYKTPEDAYKALVGCYDGLQQVWKDGIALPVAAEVMADNTFGGTGNSDGFGYQMMDEFDKLRSPADQNLFNPNWINYYHALYRCNMLLSKMDQIDWANSESLRPVYESEARFLRAYLYFDMTRLWGSVPLITVPTNENVPQASPDDIYKQIAEDLEFAAQNLPATKYTSQSPATYGRVTKWAAEALIGRVFLFYTGYYGKTDLAGVVTKAEATTWLVDVINNGGFGLVSNFADLWPAASVTTYAGEDNKETVFAIKYTFTSDYDGNTDGNHWLVMYGLRDQFSTPYGNGWGGGTVNPKLWNAYQATDTRREASIISIVDEEIDFKMKGNQREYTGYYVKKYTPTCDEDGNSIAVNKGGANFMVGQFQDYVSIRYADVLLMAAELGAASAQDYFDDVRRRAFKNAFSSIPASLENIQKERRLEFALEGHRFYDLLRQGVATAANTIAEVSTVQNGGVSTTKTITAAKINETKGLVQIPYTQITLSNGVLKQNNGW; this is encoded by the coding sequence ATGAAAAAGATTCAACTCTATACATTGCTGTTGGTGCTGATACTTTCAGGCTGCACCAAAACATTCCTCGAAGTGGAAGATGTTACTTCCGTTACCGAGCAGAATTATTACAAGACTCCTGAAGACGCTTACAAAGCGCTGGTAGGCTGCTACGACGGCTTACAACAGGTTTGGAAAGATGGCATCGCTTTACCAGTGGCCGCAGAAGTAATGGCCGACAATACTTTCGGCGGCACCGGAAACTCAGACGGATTCGGTTACCAGATGATGGACGAATTTGATAAACTCCGCTCCCCTGCCGATCAGAATCTTTTTAATCCCAACTGGATCAATTACTATCATGCGCTCTACCGCTGCAATATGCTGCTGAGCAAAATGGATCAGATCGATTGGGCAAACTCCGAATCACTCCGGCCTGTATACGAATCCGAAGCCAGGTTCCTCCGCGCTTATCTATATTTCGATATGACTCGCCTGTGGGGCAGCGTTCCGCTCATAACGGTACCAACAAACGAAAATGTGCCGCAGGCAAGTCCTGATGATATCTACAAACAAATTGCGGAAGACCTGGAATTTGCTGCACAGAATCTTCCCGCAACCAAATACACATCACAGTCGCCTGCTACTTATGGCCGCGTTACCAAATGGGCTGCCGAAGCCCTGATCGGAAGAGTTTTCCTTTTTTACACTGGCTATTATGGTAAAACTGATCTCGCAGGAGTGGTTACCAAAGCAGAAGCCACTACCTGGCTCGTGGATGTGATCAACAACGGAGGATTTGGGCTGGTAAGCAATTTCGCTGATCTCTGGCCCGCAGCTTCCGTAACCACATATGCAGGAGAAGACAATAAAGAAACTGTCTTCGCAATCAAATACACTTTCACCAGCGATTACGATGGCAATACCGATGGCAACCACTGGCTGGTGATGTACGGCCTCCGTGATCAGTTCTCCACTCCCTACGGTAATGGCTGGGGTGGCGGCACTGTCAACCCGAAACTCTGGAATGCATACCAGGCAACTGATACAAGAAGAGAAGCCAGTATCATTTCCATCGTTGATGAAGAGATTGATTTCAAGATGAAAGGAAATCAGCGTGAGTACACAGGTTACTATGTGAAGAAATATACGCCCACTTGTGATGAGGATGGTAACAGCATCGCCGTGAACAAAGGTGGCGCCAATTTCATGGTGGGTCAGTTCCAGGATTATGTGAGCATCCGTTATGCAGATGTATTGCTGATGGCTGCCGAGCTTGGAGCTGCCAGTGCACAGGATTATTTCGATGATGTTAGAAGAAGGGCTTTTAAGAATGCATTCAGTTCCATTCCTGCCAGCCTGGAAAATATCCAGAAAGAAAGAAGACTGGAATTCGCACTCGAAGGCCATCGTTTCTATGATCTGCTCCGGCAGGGCGTTGCCACCGCTGCCAATACCATCGCGGAAGTATCAACCGTGCAGAATGGCGGCGTCAGCACTACCAAAACAATTACTGCTGCAAAGATCAATGAAACGAAAGGACTGGTGCAGATCCCTTACACACAGATCACACTGAGCAATGGTGTGCTGAAACAAAACAATGGATGGTAA